The proteins below are encoded in one region of Scyliorhinus torazame isolate Kashiwa2021f chromosome 8, sScyTor2.1, whole genome shotgun sequence:
- the LOC140428077 gene encoding transcription elongation factor A N-terminal and central domain-containing protein isoform X2, giving the protein MEVDVFHSLLRSAAPPAGGEDISPNRSPRGSAVSLVWRLRHQLHEGQHVFAFQQLFQISQLTPGTCQLHLTVHGMKMNDLKEVIYRAHQIDKLLSANSIQEIKYLLNDFKGLPVTPEILQETDLVRAVYRVLKTCPDADTRRKARNLLSVWKKLYKNNYFQEKGQDDRLCTSSKEKSEKSNKINEGIVKTGKEADGTDSTCEIHVQQLETSQIMKGNEIIHNLPTDEMLEETRNEKQLSSSNGVAPKTQHVLSTQAVRAKCVELLFQALIGSELADDTVVEMWKSIAKEIEQFIHTLHLKNDKRYKACIRSKIANLKNPKNPHLRQKILSGEVTPQMFAEMSVMDMANEELKQQRASYTTSGLQDHQLPHSLEGTKTNKIRCRRCERFNCTVTAIARGTLFIPGWVCYGNPDEQMMTFVICNECGEKWYNSGWISV; this is encoded by the exons CACGAGGGTCAGCACGTGTTCGCCTTTCAGCAACTCTTCCAAATTAGCCAGTTAACACCAGGAACTTGCCAGCTGCATTTAACGGTTCATG GTATGAAAATGAATGATCTGAAAGAGGTGATCTATAGAGCTCATCAGATTGATAAACTTCTTTCAGCAAACAGCATCCAGGAGATAAAGTACCTTTTGAATGATTTTAAGGGACTTCCAGTCACCCCTGAAATCCTGCAGGAGACTGACCTTGTTCGAGCTGTTTACAGAGTTTTAAAGACTTGTCCTGATGCAGATACCAGGAGGAAGGCACGGAATCTATTGTCTGTGTGGAAAAAGCTTTACAAGAACAACTATTTCCAGGAAAAAGGTCAAGATGACAGACTCTGTACTTCCAGCAAAGAAAAGAGTGAGAAGTCAAATAAAATCAATGAAGGGATAGTAAAGACTGGAAAAGAGGCAGATGGAACTGATTCTACATGCGAAATCCATGTGCAACAATTAGAGACCTCCCAGATAATGAAGGGAAATGAGATCATCCACAATCTCCCCACAGATGAGATGCTTGAAGAAACACGCAATGAAAAACAACTTTCATCAAGCAATGGTGTAGCTCCTAAAACACAGCATGTGCTCAGTACCCAGGCTGTACGGGCCAAGTGTGTGGAACTTCTTTTCCAAGCCCTAATTGGTTCAGAGTTAGCTGATGACACAGTGGTTGAAATGTGGAAGAGTATTGCTAAGGAAATTGAGCAATTTATACACACGTTACATCTGAAAAATGATAAAAGGTACAAAGCTTGCATTCGAAGTAAAATTGCAAATTTAAAGAACCCTAAAAATCCCCATTTAAGACAGAAGATATTATCAGGGGAGGTAACTCCGCAGATGTTTGCTGAAATGTCAGTGATGGATATGGCAAATGAGGAGCTGAAACAGCAAAGAGCATCGTACACCACCTCTGGACTTCAGGACCATCAGCTACCCCATAGTCTGGAAGGAACAAAGACAAACAAAATCAGGTGCAGACGGTGCGAAAGATTTAACTGTACGGTGACAGCAATTGCCAGAGGCACACTTTTTATCCCAGGTTGGGTGTGCTATGGAAATCCTGATGAACAGATGATGACTTTTGTCATTTGCAATGAATGTGGAGAAAAATGGTATAACAGTGGCTGGATTTCTGTTTAG
- the LOC140428077 gene encoding transcription elongation factor A N-terminal and central domain-containing protein isoform X1, with product MEVDVFHSLLRSAAPPAGGEDISPNRSPRGSAVSLVWRLRHQLHEGQHVFAFQQLFQISQLTPGTCQLHLTVHGEKFTFHAGMKMNDLKEVIYRAHQIDKLLSANSIQEIKYLLNDFKGLPVTPEILQETDLVRAVYRVLKTCPDADTRRKARNLLSVWKKLYKNNYFQEKGQDDRLCTSSKEKSEKSNKINEGIVKTGKEADGTDSTCEIHVQQLETSQIMKGNEIIHNLPTDEMLEETRNEKQLSSSNGVAPKTQHVLSTQAVRAKCVELLFQALIGSELADDTVVEMWKSIAKEIEQFIHTLHLKNDKRYKACIRSKIANLKNPKNPHLRQKILSGEVTPQMFAEMSVMDMANEELKQQRASYTTSGLQDHQLPHSLEGTKTNKIRCRRCERFNCTVTAIARGTLFIPGWVCYGNPDEQMMTFVICNECGEKWYNSGWISV from the exons CACGAGGGTCAGCACGTGTTCGCCTTTCAGCAACTCTTCCAAATTAGCCAGTTAACACCAGGAACTTGCCAGCTGCATTTAACGGTTCATGGTGAGAAATTTACTTTTCATGCTG GTATGAAAATGAATGATCTGAAAGAGGTGATCTATAGAGCTCATCAGATTGATAAACTTCTTTCAGCAAACAGCATCCAGGAGATAAAGTACCTTTTGAATGATTTTAAGGGACTTCCAGTCACCCCTGAAATCCTGCAGGAGACTGACCTTGTTCGAGCTGTTTACAGAGTTTTAAAGACTTGTCCTGATGCAGATACCAGGAGGAAGGCACGGAATCTATTGTCTGTGTGGAAAAAGCTTTACAAGAACAACTATTTCCAGGAAAAAGGTCAAGATGACAGACTCTGTACTTCCAGCAAAGAAAAGAGTGAGAAGTCAAATAAAATCAATGAAGGGATAGTAAAGACTGGAAAAGAGGCAGATGGAACTGATTCTACATGCGAAATCCATGTGCAACAATTAGAGACCTCCCAGATAATGAAGGGAAATGAGATCATCCACAATCTCCCCACAGATGAGATGCTTGAAGAAACACGCAATGAAAAACAACTTTCATCAAGCAATGGTGTAGCTCCTAAAACACAGCATGTGCTCAGTACCCAGGCTGTACGGGCCAAGTGTGTGGAACTTCTTTTCCAAGCCCTAATTGGTTCAGAGTTAGCTGATGACACAGTGGTTGAAATGTGGAAGAGTATTGCTAAGGAAATTGAGCAATTTATACACACGTTACATCTGAAAAATGATAAAAGGTACAAAGCTTGCATTCGAAGTAAAATTGCAAATTTAAAGAACCCTAAAAATCCCCATTTAAGACAGAAGATATTATCAGGGGAGGTAACTCCGCAGATGTTTGCTGAAATGTCAGTGATGGATATGGCAAATGAGGAGCTGAAACAGCAAAGAGCATCGTACACCACCTCTGGACTTCAGGACCATCAGCTACCCCATAGTCTGGAAGGAACAAAGACAAACAAAATCAGGTGCAGACGGTGCGAAAGATTTAACTGTACGGTGACAGCAATTGCCAGAGGCACACTTTTTATCCCAGGTTGGGTGTGCTATGGAAATCCTGATGAACAGATGATGACTTTTGTCATTTGCAATGAATGTGGAGAAAAATGGTATAACAGTGGCTGGATTTCTGTTTAG
- the LOC140428077 gene encoding transcription elongation factor A N-terminal and central domain-containing protein isoform X3 — MKMNDLKEVIYRAHQIDKLLSANSIQEIKYLLNDFKGLPVTPEILQETDLVRAVYRVLKTCPDADTRRKARNLLSVWKKLYKNNYFQEKGQDDRLCTSSKEKSEKSNKINEGIVKTGKEADGTDSTCEIHVQQLETSQIMKGNEIIHNLPTDEMLEETRNEKQLSSSNGVAPKTQHVLSTQAVRAKCVELLFQALIGSELADDTVVEMWKSIAKEIEQFIHTLHLKNDKRYKACIRSKIANLKNPKNPHLRQKILSGEVTPQMFAEMSVMDMANEELKQQRASYTTSGLQDHQLPHSLEGTKTNKIRCRRCERFNCTVTAIARGTLFIPGWVCYGNPDEQMMTFVICNECGEKWYNSGWISV, encoded by the coding sequence ATGAAAATGAATGATCTGAAAGAGGTGATCTATAGAGCTCATCAGATTGATAAACTTCTTTCAGCAAACAGCATCCAGGAGATAAAGTACCTTTTGAATGATTTTAAGGGACTTCCAGTCACCCCTGAAATCCTGCAGGAGACTGACCTTGTTCGAGCTGTTTACAGAGTTTTAAAGACTTGTCCTGATGCAGATACCAGGAGGAAGGCACGGAATCTATTGTCTGTGTGGAAAAAGCTTTACAAGAACAACTATTTCCAGGAAAAAGGTCAAGATGACAGACTCTGTACTTCCAGCAAAGAAAAGAGTGAGAAGTCAAATAAAATCAATGAAGGGATAGTAAAGACTGGAAAAGAGGCAGATGGAACTGATTCTACATGCGAAATCCATGTGCAACAATTAGAGACCTCCCAGATAATGAAGGGAAATGAGATCATCCACAATCTCCCCACAGATGAGATGCTTGAAGAAACACGCAATGAAAAACAACTTTCATCAAGCAATGGTGTAGCTCCTAAAACACAGCATGTGCTCAGTACCCAGGCTGTACGGGCCAAGTGTGTGGAACTTCTTTTCCAAGCCCTAATTGGTTCAGAGTTAGCTGATGACACAGTGGTTGAAATGTGGAAGAGTATTGCTAAGGAAATTGAGCAATTTATACACACGTTACATCTGAAAAATGATAAAAGGTACAAAGCTTGCATTCGAAGTAAAATTGCAAATTTAAAGAACCCTAAAAATCCCCATTTAAGACAGAAGATATTATCAGGGGAGGTAACTCCGCAGATGTTTGCTGAAATGTCAGTGATGGATATGGCAAATGAGGAGCTGAAACAGCAAAGAGCATCGTACACCACCTCTGGACTTCAGGACCATCAGCTACCCCATAGTCTGGAAGGAACAAAGACAAACAAAATCAGGTGCAGACGGTGCGAAAGATTTAACTGTACGGTGACAGCAATTGCCAGAGGCACACTTTTTATCCCAGGTTGGGTGTGCTATGGAAATCCTGATGAACAGATGATGACTTTTGTCATTTGCAATGAATGTGGAGAAAAATGGTATAACAGTGGCTGGATTTCTGTTTAG